The region GCCCGCTGCCCGGACTGCGAGGAGGTGGTGCTGCGCCTGGTCCGTACCCCGACGAGCGGCTGGCTGGACCTGCGCGGCGCGGTGTTCCTGCGGGTGCCGCTGCCGGCACTGGCGCCGCCGGTCCTGTGAGTTGGGTCTCGGTTGGACCACCGAGCCCAATACATCTGTCAGTATCGATGCGTTGTCCGGGGCGGAGAACCAGAACGACAGGGGGATTTTGTGATGGGCCGACCCGAGCGCCCGCTGGATCCGGCCGACGGACCCGTCGCGGAGTTCGCGGTGAGCCTGCGGCAGCTTCGGCTCCGGGCCGGCAGCCCGTCCTACCGCGAACTCGCCAAACGAGCCGGCTTCTCCCCCTCGGTGCTGTCCGCCGCGACGAGCGGATTCAGCCTGCCCTCGCTCCCGGTGACCCTGGCCCTGGTCCAGGCGTGCGGCGGCGACCAGCAGGATTGGCGCCGACGCTGGCGCGAGGCGGCCGACCGGGAACAACTCGACCC is a window of Micromonospora sp. NBC_01699 DNA encoding:
- a CDS encoding helix-turn-helix domain-containing protein, with product MGRPERPLDPADGPVAEFAVSLRQLRLRAGSPSYRELAKRAGFSPSVLSAATSGFSLPSLPVTLALVQACGGDQQDWRRRWREAADREQLDPVHTGPAAEPAADAEDALRPGPNPADLRRPPAARPGRPRPTVRNRPAERDRAASR